One window of the Parasphingopyxis algicola genome contains the following:
- a CDS encoding J domain-containing protein, with the protein MYIFLLIAAAIALWAWKTGRLRGSDSGDWAAIAAVVLGFKWFSSGQGILALICFAGVAAWAAYRSQQFRRAMMPVSEARELLGVGEDADHDTIRAAHRRLIARVHPDAGGSAELARRVNAAREILLSEVRKQVPGRSE; encoded by the coding sequence ATGTACATCTTCCTGCTGATTGCCGCTGCTATCGCGCTTTGGGCCTGGAAAACGGGTCGGTTGCGCGGCAGCGACAGCGGGGACTGGGCGGCGATCGCGGCGGTCGTGCTCGGCTTCAAATGGTTTTCTTCGGGTCAGGGCATCCTCGCCCTCATCTGTTTCGCAGGCGTCGCCGCCTGGGCCGCCTATCGATCGCAACAGTTCCGCCGGGCGATGATGCCGGTATCCGAAGCCCGCGAACTGCTCGGCGTCGGCGAAGATGCGGATCATGATACGATCCGCGCGGCCCATCGTCGGTTGATCGCCCGCGTCCATCCCGATGCCGGTGGCTCGGCCGAACTTGCGCGCAGGGTCAATGCGGCGCGCGAGATCCTGCTCTCCGAGGTCCGCAAACAGGTCCCCGGTCGCAGCGAATAG
- the panC gene encoding pantoate--beta-alanine ligase translates to MQLARRLMAVREAVRDLRADGSTIALVPTMGALHYGHLSLVARGREVADHVVASIFVNPTQFGEGEDFDSYPRTEEADRAKLESAGCALLWAPSREEVYPAGHSTSISVSGVTEGLCGDSRPGHFDGVATVVAKLFNQILPDYALFGEKDYQQLAVIRRMARDLDFQVEIIGVPTIREADGLALSSRNAYLSDDERKHAVALPDALGETAAAIVGGETVADAIIAAKAKLFEAGFATVDYIELRDAETLAPVETLERPARLLAAARIGKTRLIDNIAVEPR, encoded by the coding sequence GTGCAATTGGCGAGACGGTTAATGGCGGTCCGCGAGGCGGTGCGCGATCTGCGAGCCGATGGCAGCACGATCGCACTGGTGCCGACGATGGGGGCGCTGCACTATGGCCATCTTTCGCTCGTGGCTCGGGGGCGCGAAGTGGCCGATCACGTTGTCGCCTCGATTTTCGTCAATCCGACACAGTTTGGCGAAGGCGAGGATTTCGATTCCTATCCGCGAACCGAGGAGGCGGATCGCGCGAAGCTGGAAAGTGCGGGCTGCGCCCTGCTTTGGGCGCCGTCGCGCGAGGAAGTCTATCCCGCCGGCCATTCGACATCGATCAGCGTCTCGGGCGTGACCGAAGGGCTGTGCGGCGATTCCCGCCCCGGCCATTTCGACGGCGTGGCGACGGTTGTCGCCAAACTCTTCAACCAGATCCTGCCCGATTACGCATTGTTCGGTGAAAAGGACTATCAGCAGCTGGCCGTGATCCGGCGCATGGCCCGCGATCTCGACTTTCAGGTCGAGATTATCGGGGTACCAACTATACGAGAGGCGGACGGCTTGGCACTGTCCTCTCGCAACGCCTATCTGAGCGACGACGAAAGGAAGCATGCCGTGGCGCTGCCCGACGCGCTTGGGGAAACGGCCGCGGCGATCGTCGGCGGCGAAACGGTGGCCGATGCGATCATCGCGGCCAAGGCGAAGCTGTTCGAAGCGGGCTTCGCGACGGTGGACTATATCGAGCTGCGAGATGCGGAGACCCTGGCTCCGGTCGAAACGCTCGAGCGGCCGGCGCGCCTGCTGGCAGCTGCGCGCATCGGCAAGACCCGGCTGATCGACAATATCGCGGTCGAGCCGCGCTAG
- the lepB gene encoding signal peptidase I → MSDSDERLAAALQASEDCAAASDDKPEKKQTDWWGEIKGIFWLVLAVLAFHSFVAKPFYIPSESMMPGLIQGDRLVVTKYPYGWSYVSPSFHVLPFIEGRLFGRMPERGDIVITVPRGGRSDYIKRVIGLPGDTIEVRGGAVFLNGTPLRREQREPAMIPIDANVPCSDFPALATTGSDGRRYCRMPVYREYTPEGRYYDTVDLGPSPADYYGPVTIPEGHLFLMGDNRDQSADSRAPLIGGGLGGPVPVESIGGRAEFITFSLDGTSQWYNPISWFSAMRSGRAGTGLHPGQVGAE, encoded by the coding sequence ATGAGCGACAGCGACGAACGACTGGCTGCCGCCCTGCAGGCGAGCGAGGATTGCGCTGCCGCATCGGACGACAAGCCCGAAAAAAAGCAGACTGACTGGTGGGGCGAGATCAAGGGGATTTTCTGGCTCGTCCTCGCTGTGCTCGCCTTTCACAGCTTCGTCGCCAAGCCTTTCTATATCCCGTCGGAATCGATGATGCCCGGCCTGATCCAGGGCGATCGGCTGGTGGTGACCAAATATCCCTATGGCTGGTCCTACGTCTCGCCCTCCTTCCACGTCCTGCCGTTCATCGAAGGGCGGTTGTTCGGGCGGATGCCCGAGCGCGGCGATATCGTGATCACCGTACCACGCGGCGGCCGTTCCGATTACATCAAGCGCGTCATCGGCCTGCCGGGCGACACGATCGAGGTGCGCGGCGGCGCCGTCTTCCTCAACGGTACACCGTTGCGCCGCGAACAGCGCGAACCGGCGATGATCCCGATCGACGCCAATGTGCCGTGCAGCGACTTTCCGGCATTGGCGACGACCGGCAGCGACGGCCGGCGCTATTGCCGCATGCCTGTCTACCGCGAATACACGCCCGAAGGCCGCTATTACGATACGGTCGATCTCGGACCCTCGCCCGCCGACTATTATGGCCCGGTGACGATTCCCGAAGGCCATCTCTTTCTGATGGGGGACAATCGCGATCAGTCCGCCGACAGCCGCGCGCCGCTGATCGGCGGCGGCCTGGGCGGGCCGGTCCCGGTCGAAAGCATCGGCGGCCGCGCGGAATTCATCACCTTCTCGCTCGACGGCACGTCGCAATGGTACAACCCGATCAGCTGGTTCTCCGCGATGCGCAGCGGCCGGGCCGGCACCGGCCTCCATCCGGGTCAGGTGGGAGCCGAATGA
- a CDS encoding FKBP-type peptidyl-prolyl cis-trans isomerase yields the protein MSITAVPLRPIEKGTLTKLWIGIFLLLAGAAVFAWHATARPIAMNGTAEDFLSWNAGRSGVIETDSGLQYQVLEEGDEAGSPGAGAGVIVNYEGRLIDGTVFDANEQQGLPLDGVITGWAEGIRLMSRGARYRFWIPPALGYGEDPPPGSPIPADSVLVFDVELIDFISREQLMQIQMQQMGLGGQQPEGAAPGQ from the coding sequence ATGTCGATCACCGCCGTTCCGCTTCGCCCCATCGAAAAGGGCACGCTCACCAAATTGTGGATCGGCATATTCCTGTTGCTGGCCGGTGCAGCCGTTTTCGCCTGGCACGCCACGGCGAGGCCGATCGCAATGAACGGCACGGCGGAAGATTTTCTGAGCTGGAATGCGGGCCGGTCGGGCGTGATCGAAACCGATTCCGGGCTGCAATATCAGGTTCTCGAAGAAGGCGACGAGGCGGGCAGCCCGGGTGCGGGCGCGGGCGTCATCGTCAATTATGAGGGCCGGCTCATCGACGGCACGGTGTTCGACGCGAACGAGCAGCAGGGACTGCCGCTCGATGGCGTGATCACCGGCTGGGCCGAGGGCATCCGGCTGATGAGCCGCGGTGCGCGTTACCGTTTTTGGATACCGCCCGCGCTCGGCTATGGCGAGGACCCGCCTCCGGGCAGCCCGATTCCCGCAGATTCAGTGCTCGTTTTCGATGTCGAACTGATCGATTTCATTTCGCGCGAACAGCTGATGCAGATCCAGATGCAGCAAATGGGTCTAGGCGGCCAGCAGCCAGAAGGCGCTGCGCCCGGCCAGTAG
- a CDS encoding AI-2E family transporter has translation MNGQDERPGPYDGRAGPAEVRDPVIRQELKRAIAWAMVAIAVILIWQLAQALLLIVAGLVFASLLDGGTKLLRPIIPYSRPLRLFIVVLLIVGGIAGVGWLAGIEIAAQAGELRTTLTEQFALLLAWLDELGMTPGGIEITQILRDVLGSVGSLTSALGSAVSGVATLFLVMVIGLFVAIDPNIYDRGVQWMLPRGTRPEFRRTTARMAKTLQRLLAGRVLGMVFEGFITWLALTIVGVPMALLLGILAGLLAFIPNIGAFITGVLMVAVGLSASPELGLYAFFIYLGVQTFDGYVVIPMVAKQTVDLPPALTLSAQILFAALFGIIGLALADPIVAMVKAALERRSEHNDEEEEEAQRRAAAAGATPTDPG, from the coding sequence ATGAACGGGCAGGACGAACGCCCTGGCCCGTATGACGGGCGAGCGGGCCCGGCCGAGGTCCGCGACCCGGTAATCCGGCAAGAACTGAAACGGGCCATCGCGTGGGCGATGGTCGCGATCGCCGTCATTCTTATCTGGCAGCTGGCCCAGGCGCTGCTGCTGATCGTCGCCGGACTCGTCTTCGCCTCGCTGCTCGACGGCGGAACGAAGCTGCTGCGCCCGATCATCCCCTACAGCCGGCCCTTGCGACTATTCATCGTGGTACTGCTGATCGTCGGCGGTATTGCGGGAGTCGGCTGGCTCGCCGGTATCGAGATTGCCGCCCAGGCCGGTGAACTCCGGACCACGCTGACGGAGCAGTTCGCACTGTTGCTGGCATGGCTGGACGAGCTGGGCATGACGCCGGGCGGCATCGAGATCACGCAGATATTGCGAGATGTCCTCGGATCGGTAGGCAGCCTCACATCGGCACTGGGGTCGGCCGTCAGCGGGGTGGCGACGCTGTTCCTCGTTATGGTGATCGGCCTGTTCGTCGCCATCGATCCGAATATCTACGACCGCGGTGTCCAATGGATGCTGCCGCGCGGCACCCGGCCGGAATTCCGCCGGACGACGGCGCGGATGGCCAAGACGCTGCAGCGGCTGCTCGCCGGTCGCGTCCTCGGCATGGTCTTCGAAGGGTTCATAACCTGGCTGGCGCTGACGATCGTCGGCGTGCCTATGGCCCTGCTCCTTGGCATCTTGGCCGGGTTGCTGGCTTTCATCCCCAATATCGGCGCATTCATTACCGGCGTGCTGATGGTCGCCGTCGGCCTGAGCGCGAGCCCGGAACTCGGCCTCTACGCCTTTTTCATCTATCTCGGCGTGCAGACCTTCGACGGCTATGTCGTCATCCCGATGGTCGCCAAGCAAACGGTCGACCTGCCGCCGGCGCTGACGCTGTCGGCCCAGATCCTGTTCGCCGCCCTGTTCGGCATTATCGGCCTTGCGCTCGCCGATCCGATCGTCGCGATGGTCAAGGCGGCGCTCGAACGGCGGTCCGAACATAATGACGAGGAAGAGGAAGAAGCGCAGCGCCGGGCCGCGGCGGCGGGCGCGACGCCGACCGATCCGGGCTGA
- a CDS encoding division plane positioning ATPase MipZ, whose protein sequence is MADCHFIVFANEKGGTGKSTTAVHTAVALAAAGREVAVLDLDSRQRTTTRYLENREASAKRLGTAIPTPRFIVNEADNLVGFERSMDVLCADSEFLIIDTPGRDDPLARISAARADTLVTPLNDSFVDLDLIGEVDPETYMIRRPSFYAEIVWDARKAKAQTGGEVDWVVLRNRLQHIEAKNMRRVAQALNDLARRVGFRVIPGLSERVIYRELFPSGLTLLDIDHFESVGLSHVAARQELREMVSALHLPEMGVTQDMFETV, encoded by the coding sequence TTGGCCGATTGCCATTTTATCGTATTCGCCAATGAGAAAGGCGGCACCGGCAAATCGACGACCGCCGTGCATACGGCCGTTGCGCTGGCCGCCGCGGGACGCGAGGTCGCGGTACTCGACCTCGACAGCCGGCAGCGCACGACCACCCGTTATCTCGAAAACCGCGAGGCCAGCGCCAAACGGCTCGGTACGGCGATTCCCACGCCCCGCTTCATCGTCAACGAGGCGGACAATCTGGTCGGTTTCGAGCGCAGCATGGACGTGCTGTGCGCTGACAGCGAGTTTCTGATCATCGACACGCCGGGCCGCGACGATCCTCTCGCCCGGATATCGGCGGCGCGCGCCGACACGCTGGTCACGCCGCTCAACGACAGCTTTGTGGATCTCGACCTGATCGGCGAGGTCGATCCGGAAACCTACATGATCCGTCGCCCGAGCTTCTATGCCGAGATCGTCTGGGACGCGCGCAAGGCCAAGGCGCAGACCGGCGGCGAGGTCGACTGGGTGGTACTCCGGAACCGGCTCCAGCATATCGAGGCGAAAAACATGCGGCGGGTCGCGCAGGCGCTGAACGATCTTGCCCGCCGCGTCGGGTTCCGCGTCATACCGGGCCTCTCCGAACGGGTCATCTATCGCGAACTCTTCCCGAGTGGGCTGACCCTGCTCGATATCGATCATTTCGAAAGTGTCGGCCTGAGCCATGTCGCCGCCCGCCAGGAACTGCGCGAAATGGTGTCCGCGCTGCACCTTCCCGAAATGGGGGTTACACAGGACATGTTCGAGACGGTATAA